A genomic segment from Pedobacter sp. MC2016-14 encodes:
- the fabF gene encoding beta-ketoacyl-ACP synthase II — translation MMHRRVVVTGIGALTPIGNDRETFWNNALAGVSGAAKITRFDATLFKTQFACELKDFDVTKHLDRADLKRTDLYTQYALVASDEAIKDAGFDLKTMDPFDVGVIWGSAQGGMDTYEQQVTEFAQGNGQPRYSPFFVPKFLVNMAAGLISLRNGYMGINYTAVSACATGNTAIMDAFNYIRWGKANIIITGGSEAPISAASIGGFTAMKAMSNLNDEPGAASRPFDVNRDGFVMGEGAGALVLEEYEHALARGAKIYAEVVGAAMTADAYHMTSTHPEGLGAAQAMKLALKEAGLSIADVDYLNTHATSTPVGDLSEIKAVTNLVGDEKIKLKISATKSMTGHLLGAAGAIEAILCLLAIRDKVIPPTINTTALDPAIPENITIVTGSSLPLQVDVAMSNTFGFGGHNATIVFKAV, via the coding sequence ATGATGCATAGAAGAGTTGTAGTTACCGGTATTGGAGCGCTTACCCCGATTGGAAACGACAGGGAGACATTCTGGAACAATGCGCTTGCAGGTGTAAGCGGTGCTGCTAAGATTACCAGGTTTGACGCCACCCTATTTAAAACTCAATTTGCCTGTGAGCTTAAGGACTTTGATGTTACAAAGCATTTGGACAGGGCAGATTTAAAAAGAACGGATTTATACACACAATACGCGCTGGTTGCCAGCGATGAGGCGATCAAAGATGCCGGTTTCGACCTAAAGACCATGGACCCTTTTGACGTGGGTGTGATCTGGGGATCGGCCCAGGGCGGAATGGATACCTACGAGCAACAGGTAACTGAATTTGCACAGGGCAACGGACAACCCAGGTATAGCCCCTTCTTTGTTCCTAAATTTTTGGTTAACATGGCAGCAGGCTTAATTTCATTAAGAAATGGCTACATGGGCATCAATTATACCGCAGTCTCTGCATGTGCTACAGGGAATACGGCCATTATGGACGCCTTTAACTACATCCGCTGGGGCAAAGCCAATATCATCATCACCGGTGGTTCTGAAGCACCTATTTCTGCTGCTTCTATAGGCGGATTTACCGCAATGAAAGCCATGTCTAATTTAAACGACGAGCCGGGAGCTGCCTCAAGGCCCTTCGATGTAAACAGAGATGGATTTGTAATGGGCGAAGGTGCGGGTGCATTAGTATTGGAAGAATATGAACATGCCCTGGCCAGAGGTGCAAAGATCTATGCTGAAGTTGTTGGTGCGGCCATGACTGCTGATGCATACCACATGACCTCCACGCATCCTGAAGGATTAGGTGCGGCACAGGCTATGAAATTAGCGTTAAAGGAAGCTGGGTTAAGTATTGCCGATGTGGATTATTTAAATACGCATGCCACTTCAACACCTGTTGGTGATTTATCGGAAATTAAAGCGGTCACCAACCTTGTTGGTGATGAAAAAATAAAACTAAAAATCAGTGCTACAAAATCTATGACCGGTCACCTTTTAGGCGCTGCAGGCGCCATAGAGGCTATATTATGCTTATTGGCTATTCGGGATAAGGTCATTCCACCAACAATAAATACTACAGCACTGGATCCTGCCATTCCAGAAAATATTACCATTGTTACTGGATCTTCCCTACCTCTACAGGTTGATGTAGCAATGAGCAATACTTTCGGTTTCGGCGGTCACAATGCAACTATAGTTTTTAAAGCAGTATAA